The sequence below is a genomic window from Thermogemmatispora onikobensis.
AATAATGCCGGTATCAGTCATGTGGGCAGTGTCTTGGAGGCGTCGCTGGAGGATTGGGAGCGGGTGATGCGCGTCAATGCTCGCGGCGTCTTTCTCTGTGCCCGCGAGGGAGTGCGCCAGATGCTGGCCCAGCAGCCGCCTGGTGGGGTGATCATTAATATGGCCTCGGTGGCGGCGATGATTGGGGTGGAGCGCCGCCTGGTCTATAGCGCGAGCAAAGGGGCGGTGCTGGCGCTGACGCGCACTATTGCCGCCGATTATGTGAAGCAGGGCATTCGCTGCAATGCCATCTGCCCCGGCACGGTGCATACGGCGTTTGTGGAGGGCTACCTGGCGCGCGATTTCGCAGGTCGCGAGCATGAGGTGCGTCAGCAGCTCCATGCGCGCCAGCCGTTGGGGCGCATGGGGAGGCCCGAGGAGATCGCGGCGGCGGCCCTTTATCTGGCCTCAGATGAGGCGGCCTTTGTGACCGGCTCTGCGCTGGTGATCGATGGCGGCTGGACGGCCATCTGACGACGCCCAGGCTGCGTTGTGGATGGTGGCCTGGCTCGATAGACATAGACAGCCAGAGACCGTTTGCTGACCGAGCGCAGTCTGAGTGAGCAGCCGCTGGATGATCTGGTCCGTCCAGGTTGTGCCACTCCTATCCTGTTCTGAAGAGCGAACGCCAGAGGAGGTTTGGTGTAGTTATGACGTCTGCAATGGGGGCTGCGGCCCCGCTGCCGCGGCGAGCGCTGGGCCAGACTGGTCTGCAGGTGACGCCGATCTGCATCGGCTGCGCGCCGTTGGGCAATATGCCGGAAACCTTTGCCTACGAGGTGCCCGAGGAGCGGGCTCTCGCGACGATCCGCGCGATCTTTGCCAGCCCGCTCAATTTCCTTGACACGGCGGCGGCCTATGGCGATGGTGAGAGTGAGCGTCGCATTGGCGTCGTGCTGCGCGAGTTGGGCGGTCTGCCGCCTGGCTTCGTCCTGGCGACGAAGGCTGACCGCAATCTGCAGACGGGCGAGTTCAGTGGCCCACAGATGCGCCGTAGTGTGGAGCGTAGCCTGCGTCTGCTTGGTCTGGAGCAGCTGCAGCTGGTCTATCTGCACGATCCTGAGTATATTCCTGATCCGACACAGGACCCGTTCGAGGTCATGATGGCCCCGGGTGGGCCGGTCGAGGTCCTGCTCCAGCTGAAGGAGGAGGGTCTGATCGAGCACTTGGGCATCGCCGGGGGCCCGATCGAGATGATGACGCGCTTTGTGGAGACAGGTCTCTTCGAGGCGGCCATTTCCCACAATCGCTATACCCTGCTCAATCGCGAGGCTGATCGCTTTTGGGACCTGTGCCGGAGCCGCGGGGTGGCGGCGGTGAACGCTGCTCCCTATGGCAGCGGGCTGCTGGCCAAGGGACCGGACGCCTATCCGCGCTATATGTATGGCGAGGCCAGCGCGGAGCTGTTGGAGAAGGCCCGACGTATGCAGGCCGCCTGCGCGCGTTATGGGGTGTCGCTGGCGGCAGCGGCGCTGCAGTTCTCGCTGCGCGATGAGCGCATCGCCTCGACCATCGTTGGCGTAACGCGGCCCGAGCGCATTGCCGAGACGCTGACCCTGGCACAGCAGCCGATTCCTGCGGAGCTGTGGCAGGAGCTGGAAGCCATCTATCAGGCTTCGTAATGGAATACCTGGTGAGGGAGTGAGGGAGTCCGAGAATAAGGGAGGCGGCACCAGGCCAATCGGCCAAATCGGCCAGGGCCAGATCCACACAACGGAGTGCTTCCCGGCGCAGACAGGCACAGAAAGGAGCGAGAGCCGCCATGCGCGATCTTTCTCTCTCTTCCTCTGTGGGAGCCGATGAGCTGCTCCCCATCATTGATGCCCATGTCCACTTTTGGGACCCGCAGCGCTTTCGCATGCCCTGGCTAGAGGGGCATCCGCAGCTCAAGCGCGCCTTTGGGCCGGAGGACTACCGGCGGGAGACGCAGGGGTTGCCGATCGAGGCGCTGGTCTACGTCGAGGTCGTGGTGGCGCCCGAGGAGGCGCTGCGAGAGGCGGCCTGGATCGTGGAGCTGGCGCAGGAGGAGCCACGGCTGAAGGCCATTGTGGCTGCGGCCCCCCTGGAGCAGGGCCTGGCGGTGCGCGCCCACCTGGAAGCGCTGCGAGCGCTCTCGCCTTTGATCAAGGGGGTACGGCGCAACATCGAGAATGAGGCAGAAGATGACTTCTGTCTGCGCCCGGCCTTCGTTGACGGTGTCCGCCTGCTCGCCGACTACGGCCTCTCCTGCGATCTCTGTGTGCGTCATCAGCAGCTGGCGAGCGTTGTCGAGCTGGTACGGCGCTGTCCCGATACCTCTTTCATCCTTGATCACCTGGGCAAGCCGCCGATCCGCACAAGAGAGCGTGAGCCGTGGCGGCAGCACATTCAGGCTCTGGGCGAGCAGCCAAACGTGGTCTGCAAGGTCAGCGGCATGGTCACAGAAGCCGACCACGAGCGTTGGAGCGCCTACGACCTGGTTCCCTATCTGGGGACAGTGATGGCGGCCTTTGGTCCCGAGCGCCTGCTGTTTGGTGGCGACTGGCCAGTGGTTTTGCTGGCTTCCAGCTACCGACGCTGGTATGAGGCCCTGCGAACCATGCTGAGCGCCTACCCGCTCTACGAGCAGCGCCTGCTGTGGTCGGAGACTGCGCGTCGCGTCTACCGTCTTGAGGAGACGACGACAGCCTCGCGCCAGCAGCCGACCTGATCAGGGAGGGAAGAGAAACCGCGAGGAGCGAGGGGAGCCTGTTGCGCCGGCGATCAGACCAGGCAGCTCCGCCTCACTCCTTCCTGCCTGATCTGATCGCTGGACCTCTGGCCTCTGGGCGCGTCCGCTGGTGCTCAGACGGCCTGGCCGGGGCGCAGGGCCTTGAAGCGACGGGTAGTCTCGGTAATGGCCGTCTCGGTCGGCAGGCGCTCCATACTGGAGGCGCCAAAGAAGCCGACCACGCCATGCGTGCGCGCCAGCACGTAGGCGGCATCTTCCGGTTCGGCAATCGGGCCGCCGTGGCAGAGGACCAGGACATCGGGGTTGACGGCCCTGGCGGCATCGTGCATGGCCTGGATGCGCTCAACGCACTGGTCCAGCGTCAGGGCGGTCTGAGCCCCGATGGTGCCCTTGGTTGTCAGCCCCATATGAGGGACCAGGACATCGGCGCCGGCTTCAGCCATCGCGCGCGCCTGCTCGGGATCGAAGACGTAGGGCGCGGTGAGCAGATCCAGTTCATGCGCCTGGCGGATCATCTCGACCTCCAGGGCGAAGCCCATACCGGTCTCTTCCAGATTCTGGCGAAAGACCCCGTCGATCAGCCCGACGGTGGGGAAATTCTGGACGCCGACAAAGCCCATCTCCTTGAGCTGGCGCAGGAAGTAGGGCATAACGCGGAAGGGATCGGTACCGCAGACGCCGGCCAGCACGGGCGTGTGTTTGACGATCGGCAGTACTTCGCCGGCCATCTCGACGACAATGGCGTTGGCATCGCCGTAGGGGAGCAGGCCCGCCAGGGAGCCGCGTCCGGCCATGCGGTAGCGACCCGAGTTGTAGATGATGATCAGGTCAACGCCGCCGGCCTCCGCACACTTGGCCGACAGGCCGGTCCCGGCCCCGGCGCCGATAATCACTCCCCCTTGCTTGACGGTCTCTCGCAATCGCGCAAGTGCCTCTGCTCGATTCATGAGGCTGCTCCTCCTTCGTTGGGCGCTTGAGTTTGTTGAGTCTGAGCGCGCATGCTTCCTGTTGGCTCACCGGCCTGGCGCCGCTGCTCCTGGATCAGTTCATCAAGGCGGCGGGCCATTGCCTGAGCGAAACGCGGGTCGTTGATGTCCATGTCCAGCTCGTGGACCTCGATATGGGGCTGCAGGTCGGCCTTGAGAGCGCTGATGAGAGCCTGGTCTGCAGCAGGATCATAGAACGGCTGCCCCTCGGTGTCGATGAGCGAGACGCCGCGCAGCGGAATGAAGAGAGCCGTGGGACCGCGGGCCTGGTTGAGTTTGCGGGCGATGATGTGGCCGAGAGCGGCGCACTCTTCGGGCGTGGTGCGCATCAAGGTGACGGTTGGATTGTGCTTGTAGAGGCGGCGAGCGCGGAATTTCTCGGGGACGGTCTCCAGCGGGCCGAAGTTGACCATGTCGAGGGCCCCGAGCGAGACCACCTGTGGTAGTCCCACCTGACCGGCGGCATCCAGACGCTCGGGGCCAGCGCTCAGGACGCCGCCCACCAGTTCGTCGGCCAGCTCGGTCGTGGTAATGTCGAGAACGCCGGCCAGGAAGCCGCCCCGAACCAGGGCTTCAAGCGACTGACCGCCGGTACCGGTGGCATGGAAGACCAGCACCTCGTAGCCGCGCTCTTCGAGGGAGCGCCGCGCCTCTGTTACACAGGGCGTAGTGACGCCAAACATGGTGGCGCCGATGAGCGGGCGGCTACTCGGCGTCGGCTGGAAGGAGGCATAGGTGCGGGCCATGCCGGCGATGGCGGCGGCGGCATTGCTCAGGATGCGTTCCGAGAGGCGGTTGATGCCAGCGATGTCGACGACCGAGTACATCATGGCGATGTCGACGGCGCCGACATAGGGACGGGTGTCGCCCGAGGCCAGCGTTGAGACCATCAGCTTGGGGACACCGATGGGCAAGGCGCGCATGGCCTGGGTCACCAGGGCCGAGCCACCGGAGCCGCCCAGGCCAAGGACCCCATGCAGGCGGCCTCGAGCAAATAGCTCTGTGAGCACGGCGGTGGCCCCACGAGCCATTGCCTCGATGGCAGCACCGCGGTCGCCGCGCTCTACCAGCTCTGCCAGCTCCGTCCCCGCAGCGCGCGCCACTTCCTCGCGGCTGATGTCCGGCGGCGTCAACGGTGTCCCCTTGACGCCGGCGTCGACGAGCAGCACATCGCAGCCTTCAGCCTGCACGCGCTCGCGCAGATAGGCGTACTCCTGGCCCTTCGTATCCAGGGTGCCAACCAGAACAACGGTAGCCATAACATCTTCGTCCTTTCCTCTGTCATCCTGCCCTGACTGATCCGAGGGCGGCCCACGCTCCGACCTGCTCGCTCCGATGTCCACTGATTCTACCTCGCCACACACCAGCCCAGCGCCTCGCCAGGGCATTCTCCTCCCAGCGCTCTCTCATCAGAGTCCCATCGTCAATGAACCAACCAGCCAATCAGGCCAGATTCTGCCCGGCCTCCCTCGAGGGAAGACAACTCGTCGTGGGCAGAGCATGACGAGCCACACGGATAGCCCAGGCAACTCAGCCTGCTTGAGAACAGGGCTACCCGCCCACAGGAGTAGTCTACTCACCTGCGCCTGTGGGCGTCAAGAAAGCAAGCAAGCGCTGTCGTTCCTTCACGGGAAAGTAGAGCGGGCGGAGCTGGAGCAGGGGCGGAGAAAGAAGGGCCGAGCAGAGCAGAGGAGAGAGTGCCAGCAAAGAAACACGCCCCTTCCCCCCTGGGTGGTAGGGGAAGGGGCGACAAGCTTCAGGGAGTCTCCTTGAGGTATCCAGAGCGGAAGCGCTAAGGCTATGGATAGGCCGCCTGCTACAGACGACTAGTACTCGGGAGCCGGCGCCGAGGGGGCCTTCTCCTTCTCTGGGATATCGGTGACGAGGGCCTCCGTCGTCAGGATCATGGCCGCGATGCTGGCGGCATTCTGCAGGGCCGAGCGGGTCACCTTGGCGGGGTCGATGATACCGGCGGCGACCATATCCTCGTAGCGATCAGCCAGCACGTTGTAGCCAACGTTCTCGTTCTGCTGCTCCTGCTGAGCGCGGCGCACGCCCTCAACGACCACCGAGCCATCGCGGCCCGCGTTGATCGCCAGCTGGCGCATTGGCTCCTCCAGAGCGCGGCGCAGGATCGACACGCCGGTCGCCGCATCGCCTTCCAGCTTCACATTATCGAGCGCCTTAATGGCGTTGAGCAGGGCCACGCCACCGCCGGGGACGATGCCTTCCTCGACTGCGGCGCGAGTCGCCGACAGGGCGTCCTCGACGCGCGTCTTGCGATACTTCAGCTCCACCTCGGTACCGGCCCCGACTTTGATCAGGGCCACGCCGCCGGCCAGCTTCGCCAGGCGCTCCTGCAGCTTCTCGCGATCGTAATCGCTGGTCGTCTCCTCGATCTGGGCTTTGATCTGGCGGATGCGCGCCTGGATGTCAGCCGGATTGCCGCGCCCCTCGACGATGGTCATATTGTCCTTGGTCGCTACCACGCGGCGGGCCTGGCCCAGATCGGCCAGCGTTGCGCTATCGAGACGGCGGCCCATCTCCTCGCTGATCACCTGACCACCGGTCAGGATGGCCATATCGCGGAGCATCTCCTTGCGGCGATCGCCGAAGCCTGGGGCCTTGACGGCCAGCACATTCAGCACGCCGCGCAGCTTGTTGACCACCAGGGTCGCCAGCGCCTCGCCATCGACGTCCTCCGCTACGATCACGATCTCGCGCCGGCCCTGCTGCGTCAGCTGCTCCAGAACGGGCAAGATATCCTGGACGGCGCTAATCTTCTTATCGGTAATCAGGATGTACGGCTCGTCGATGACGGCCTCCATCTTCTCGGAGTTCGTCACGAAGTAGGGGGAGATATAGCCGCGGTCGATCTGCATACCCTCGACATACTCGGTCTCGAAGTTGATGCCGCGGGACTCCTCGACGGTGATGACGCCGTCCTTACCGACCTTCTCCATGACCTCGGCGATCAGGCTGCCGATGGTCTCATCTGCTGCGGAGATCGTGGCGACCTGGGCGATTT
It includes:
- a CDS encoding SDR family NAD(P)-dependent oxidoreductase; translated protein: MVFRLDGKVALITGAGSGIGEQIALLFARQGARVVVADLRPEAAQRVTEAIVAAGGQARAWTLDVAEEDQVRAALAEVASCEGRLDILVNNAGISHVGSVLEASLEDWERVMRVNARGVFLCAREGVRQMLAQQPPGGVIINMASVAAMIGVERRLVYSASKGAVLALTRTIAADYVKQGIRCNAICPGTVHTAFVEGYLARDFAGREHEVRQQLHARQPLGRMGRPEEIAAAALYLASDEAAFVTGSALVIDGGWTAI
- a CDS encoding aldo/keto reductase; the encoded protein is MTSAMGAAAPLPRRALGQTGLQVTPICIGCAPLGNMPETFAYEVPEERALATIRAIFASPLNFLDTAAAYGDGESERRIGVVLRELGGLPPGFVLATKADRNLQTGEFSGPQMRRSVERSLRLLGLEQLQLVYLHDPEYIPDPTQDPFEVMMAPGGPVEVLLQLKEEGLIEHLGIAGGPIEMMTRFVETGLFEAAISHNRYTLLNREADRFWDLCRSRGVAAVNAAPYGSGLLAKGPDAYPRYMYGEASAELLEKARRMQAACARYGVSLAAAALQFSLRDERIASTIVGVTRPERIAETLTLAQQPIPAELWQELEAIYQAS
- a CDS encoding amidohydrolase family protein, with amino-acid sequence MRDLSLSSSVGADELLPIIDAHVHFWDPQRFRMPWLEGHPQLKRAFGPEDYRRETQGLPIEALVYVEVVVAPEEALREAAWIVELAQEEPRLKAIVAAAPLEQGLAVRAHLEALRALSPLIKGVRRNIENEAEDDFCLRPAFVDGVRLLADYGLSCDLCVRHQQLASVVELVRRCPDTSFILDHLGKPPIRTREREPWRQHIQALGEQPNVVCKVSGMVTEADHERWSAYDLVPYLGTVMAAFGPERLLFGGDWPVVLLASSYRRWYEALRTMLSAYPLYEQRLLWSETARRVYRLEETTTASRQQPT
- a CDS encoding phosphoenolpyruvate hydrolase family protein, which produces MNRAEALARLRETVKQGGVIIGAGAGTGLSAKCAEAGGVDLIIIYNSGRYRMAGRGSLAGLLPYGDANAIVVEMAGEVLPIVKHTPVLAGVCGTDPFRVMPYFLRQLKEMGFVGVQNFPTVGLIDGVFRQNLEETGMGFALEVEMIRQAHELDLLTAPYVFDPEQARAMAEAGADVLVPHMGLTTKGTIGAQTALTLDQCVERIQAMHDAARAVNPDVLVLCHGGPIAEPEDAAYVLARTHGVVGFFGASSMERLPTETAITETTRRFKALRPGQAV
- a CDS encoding Tm-1-like ATP-binding domain-containing protein; the protein is MATVVLVGTLDTKGQEYAYLRERVQAEGCDVLLVDAGVKGTPLTPPDISREEVARAAGTELAELVERGDRGAAIEAMARGATAVLTELFARGRLHGVLGLGGSGGSALVTQAMRALPIGVPKLMVSTLASGDTRPYVGAVDIAMMYSVVDIAGINRLSERILSNAAAAIAGMARTYASFQPTPSSRPLIGATMFGVTTPCVTEARRSLEERGYEVLVFHATGTGGQSLEALVRGGFLAGVLDITTTELADELVGGVLSAGPERLDAAGQVGLPQVVSLGALDMVNFGPLETVPEKFRARRLYKHNPTVTLMRTTPEECAALGHIIARKLNQARGPTALFIPLRGVSLIDTEGQPFYDPAADQALISALKADLQPHIEVHELDMDINDPRFAQAMARRLDELIQEQRRQAGEPTGSMRAQTQQTQAPNEGGAAS
- the groL gene encoding chaperonin GroEL (60 kDa chaperone family; promotes refolding of misfolded polypeptides especially under stressful conditions; forms two stacked rings of heptamers to form a barrel-shaped 14mer; ends can be capped by GroES; misfolded proteins enter the barrel where they are refolded when GroES binds), whose protein sequence is MAKQLVFDEQARHALKKGIDVLAEAVKVTLGPKGRNVALDKKFGAPSVTHDGVTVAKEIQLEDPFENMGAQLLKEAATKTNDVAGDGTTTATVLAQAIVTEGLKNLAAGANPMQLKLGIDKGTEAVVDYIRSKAIPVEGKKEIAQVATISAADETIGSLIAEVMEKVGKDGVITVEESRGINFETEYVEGMQIDRGYISPYFVTNSEKMEAVIDEPYILITDKKISAVQDILPVLEQLTQQGRREIVIVAEDVDGEALATLVVNKLRGVLNVLAVKAPGFGDRRKEMLRDMAILTGGQVISEEMGRRLDSATLADLGQARRVVATKDNMTIVEGRGNPADIQARIRQIKAQIEETTSDYDREKLQERLAKLAGGVALIKVGAGTEVELKYRKTRVEDALSATRAAVEEGIVPGGGVALLNAIKALDNVKLEGDAATGVSILRRALEEPMRQLAINAGRDGSVVVEGVRRAQQEQQNENVGYNVLADRYEDMVAAGIIDPAKVTRSALQNAASIAAMILTTEALVTDIPEKEKAPSAPAPEY